A genomic region of Marinobacter sp. NP-4(2019) contains the following coding sequences:
- a CDS encoding acyl-CoA dehydrogenase family protein produces MSAVDQSLNNQIRKGVVMSVSEQVAALEQAGRCVSQVRAYVQQGLKNLKSFSTVNGKLDSDLLDKHQFSCYELAFCTAELAASDAVCRYAADAVTEDELAASTALAFSSEAVSSVIQRLIARAGDMGLDIAELSGLYADGDIRELRSVYGSGEFLASVGAMVSERGSTRLPTLLNEDKEMVRDMFARFGADVVAPLAEQIHREDLDIPDEILRQAAELGCFGISIPERFGGLQPDDRDDSLGMIVVTEELSKASLGGAGSLITRPEIAAKALLQGGTQAQQETWLPRIASGETLCAIAITEPNYGSDVASLGLKATPVEGGWVLNGSKTWCTFAGKASLLVAMARTEPDPALGHKGLSLFLVEKPATPGHRFDHRQPGGGTISGKAIATLGYRGMHSYDVFFEDYFVPADHLIGEEAGRGKGFYFTMAGFAGGRIQTAARATGVMQAAFEKALGYSRERKVFGSAVGDYQLTRVKLGRMMATLTASRQFSYSVARMMDEGAGQMEASLVKLFTCRAAEWVTREAMQIHGGMGYAEESAVSRYFVDARVLSIFEGAEETLALKVIARNLVGNA; encoded by the coding sequence GTGAGCGCCGTTGATCAGTCCCTCAATAACCAGATTCGGAAAGGTGTCGTGATGAGTGTCAGTGAACAGGTTGCAGCTCTGGAGCAGGCCGGCCGATGCGTCAGTCAGGTCCGGGCCTATGTTCAGCAGGGCCTGAAGAATCTCAAGTCGTTTTCCACGGTGAACGGCAAGCTGGATTCCGACCTGCTGGATAAGCACCAGTTTAGCTGCTACGAGCTGGCTTTCTGTACCGCCGAGCTTGCCGCTTCCGACGCCGTGTGCCGCTATGCAGCGGACGCGGTGACTGAAGACGAGCTTGCCGCCAGCACGGCGCTGGCGTTTTCCTCCGAAGCGGTCAGTTCGGTGATCCAGCGGTTGATCGCCCGTGCCGGCGATATGGGGCTGGACATCGCGGAGCTGTCGGGGCTCTACGCTGACGGCGACATCCGTGAACTGCGCTCTGTGTATGGCAGTGGTGAGTTCCTGGCATCGGTCGGCGCCATGGTCAGCGAGCGTGGCAGCACCCGCTTGCCGACCCTGCTCAATGAAGACAAGGAAATGGTGCGGGACATGTTCGCACGCTTCGGTGCGGACGTGGTTGCACCCCTGGCCGAGCAAATCCATCGGGAAGACCTGGATATTCCTGACGAAATCCTTCGGCAGGCGGCTGAACTGGGATGTTTCGGAATCAGTATTCCGGAGCGTTTTGGCGGCCTGCAGCCGGACGACCGGGATGACAGCCTCGGCATGATCGTGGTGACAGAAGAGTTGTCCAAGGCCTCTCTGGGTGGTGCCGGTTCCCTCATTACCCGCCCGGAAATTGCCGCCAAGGCCCTGCTGCAGGGTGGTACCCAGGCCCAGCAGGAAACCTGGCTGCCCCGTATTGCCTCCGGCGAGACACTGTGTGCCATTGCCATTACCGAGCCCAACTACGGCTCCGATGTGGCCTCGCTGGGCCTGAAAGCAACGCCGGTCGAGGGCGGCTGGGTACTGAATGGCAGCAAGACCTGGTGCACCTTCGCCGGTAAAGCCAGCCTGCTGGTCGCCATGGCCCGCACAGAACCGGACCCGGCGCTGGGGCACAAGGGGCTGAGCCTGTTCCTGGTGGAGAAGCCGGCAACGCCCGGCCACCGCTTTGACCATCGCCAGCCCGGCGGCGGCACCATTTCCGGCAAAGCCATTGCCACGCTCGGCTACCGCGGCATGCATTCCTACGATGTGTTCTTCGAGGACTACTTCGTGCCGGCGGACCACCTGATTGGTGAGGAAGCGGGCCGGGGCAAGGGCTTCTATTTCACCATGGCCGGTTTCGCTGGCGGTCGCATCCAGACCGCCGCCCGGGCTACGGGGGTGATGCAAGCCGCATTCGAAAAGGCGCTGGGATACTCCCGGGAGCGTAAGGTGTTTGGCAGTGCGGTGGGGGACTACCAACTGACCCGCGTAAAACTGGGGCGAATGATGGCCACGCTTACCGCCTCCCGCCAGTTCAGTTATTCGGTAGCACGGATGATGGATGAAGGGGCGGGCCAGATGGAGGCCAGCCTGGTGAAGCTGTTCACCTGCCGTGCTGCGGAATGGGTAACCCGGGAAGCCATGCAGATTCACGGCGGCATGGGGTACGCGGAAGAATCGGCCGTTAGCCGCTATTTCGTGGATGCCCGGGTGCTGTCGATTTTCGAGGGCGCGGAGGAAACCCTGGCCCTGAAAGTCATCGCCAGAAACCTGGTGGGTAACGCCTGA
- a CDS encoding SDR family NAD(P)-dependent oxidoreductase: MSNSKLLEGKVIVVTGAGRGIGRATSLMLAQSGAKVVVNDIGGSADGSGNDATPAQEVVDEIKAAGGEAVANFDSVTEWEGGQKIIQSALDTFGRIDGVINNAGNLRDVIFHKMTEEDFDAVLAVHLKGTFNVSRAAAPIFREQGSGTFVNMTSTSGLIGNFGQANYAAAKIGIVGLSKSMALDMQRFGVTSNCIAPFAWSRLIGSIPTDSEEQKARVAKIQQMTPDKIATLAVSLCSDQAKNVTGQIFGVRNNEIFLFSQPRPFRSAHTAEGWTPETVLNRVLPAFEADFYPLSRSADVFSWDPF, from the coding sequence ATGAGCAACAGTAAACTTCTGGAAGGAAAAGTCATCGTCGTTACCGGCGCGGGCCGCGGTATCGGGCGCGCAACGTCGCTGATGCTGGCGCAAAGCGGTGCGAAGGTTGTGGTAAACGACATCGGTGGCAGCGCCGATGGATCCGGTAACGACGCCACCCCGGCCCAGGAAGTGGTTGACGAAATCAAGGCCGCTGGCGGCGAAGCCGTCGCCAACTTTGACAGCGTGACCGAGTGGGAAGGTGGTCAGAAAATCATCCAGTCCGCACTCGATACCTTTGGCCGCATCGACGGTGTGATCAACAACGCCGGTAACCTCCGCGACGTGATCTTCCACAAGATGACCGAGGAAGATTTCGACGCAGTCCTGGCCGTGCACCTGAAGGGCACCTTCAACGTCAGCCGCGCCGCCGCGCCGATCTTCCGTGAGCAGGGCAGCGGTACCTTCGTCAACATGACCTCCACTTCCGGTCTGATTGGTAACTTCGGCCAGGCCAACTACGCCGCTGCCAAGATAGGCATTGTGGGACTGTCCAAGTCCATGGCGCTGGACATGCAGCGTTTTGGTGTGACCTCCAACTGTATCGCACCTTTCGCCTGGAGCCGTCTGATCGGCAGTATCCCGACTGACAGCGAAGAGCAGAAGGCGCGGGTTGCCAAGATTCAGCAGATGACCCCGGACAAGATCGCCACCCTGGCAGTGTCCCTGTGCAGCGACCAGGCGAAGAACGTTACCGGCCAGATCTTCGGTGTGCGCAACAACGAGATCTTCCTGTTCAGTCAGCCGCGCCCGTTCCGTTCCGCCCACACCGCCGAGGGCTGGACGCCGGAAACCGTTCTGAATCGTGTGCTGCCGGCCTTTGAGGCGGATTTCTACCCATTGAGCCGTTCCGCTGATGTGTTCAGCTGGGATCCGTTCTGA
- a CDS encoding acyl-CoA dehydrogenase family protein, with translation MQNRSIYNSDHELFRENVRRFFRAELEPKIEQWEEDSVVPRSLWEKAAENGFLCCGVPEEYGGPGADFLYNMVLSEETGYAIGGASVGFSVQADIVAYYLLSAGTEEQKKYWLPKMVTAEKIAAIGMTEPGVGSDLKNLRTTAVRDGDEYVINGQKTFITNGQNCDFVLVACTTDPSVGGRGISLIIVETDRAGFSRGRNLDKIGQKAADTSEMFFQDVRVPISNLVGEEGEGFRIMMRELPRERITIACRAQAEAQRAFDITTDYVKERKAFGKAIFEFQNTQFTLADMKTNLEVGWAYLDQCIKKCDEGVLTPEEGAMAKLWTTENEGVVVDKCLQLFGGYGYMREYPISRMYVDARVRRIYGGTSEIMKLVIGRSL, from the coding sequence ATGCAGAACCGGTCAATCTACAACAGTGACCATGAGCTGTTTCGTGAGAATGTGCGCCGCTTTTTCCGTGCTGAGCTCGAACCCAAGATCGAGCAATGGGAAGAGGACAGTGTGGTGCCGCGCAGTCTTTGGGAGAAGGCTGCGGAGAATGGCTTTCTGTGTTGCGGCGTGCCGGAGGAGTACGGCGGTCCGGGGGCGGATTTCCTCTACAACATGGTGCTCTCCGAGGAAACCGGTTACGCCATTGGCGGTGCCAGCGTGGGTTTCTCCGTTCAGGCCGACATTGTTGCCTACTACCTGCTGAGTGCCGGTACGGAGGAGCAGAAGAAATACTGGCTGCCGAAGATGGTAACAGCGGAGAAAATCGCAGCCATTGGTATGACCGAGCCCGGCGTCGGCAGCGACCTGAAGAATCTCCGTACCACGGCGGTCAGGGACGGCGACGAATACGTCATCAACGGCCAGAAGACCTTTATCACCAATGGTCAGAACTGCGATTTTGTCCTGGTAGCCTGTACTACCGATCCCAGCGTTGGTGGTCGTGGCATCAGCCTGATCATTGTCGAAACGGACCGTGCCGGGTTCTCCCGCGGTCGCAACCTCGACAAGATCGGTCAGAAGGCGGCCGATACCTCTGAAATGTTCTTCCAGGATGTGCGTGTGCCCATCAGCAACCTGGTGGGCGAGGAAGGCGAAGGCTTCCGGATCATGATGCGGGAATTGCCCCGTGAGCGCATCACCATTGCCTGTCGTGCCCAGGCTGAAGCCCAGCGTGCATTCGACATCACCACGGATTACGTCAAGGAACGCAAGGCGTTCGGAAAGGCGATTTTCGAGTTCCAGAACACCCAGTTCACGCTCGCCGACATGAAAACCAACCTGGAAGTGGGTTGGGCCTACCTCGATCAGTGCATCAAGAAGTGTGATGAAGGTGTGTTGACCCCGGAAGAGGGCGCCATGGCGAAGCTGTGGACCACCGAGAACGAAGGGGTAGTCGTCGATAAATGCCTGCAGTTGTTCGGGGGCTACGGCTACATGCGCGAATACCCGATCTCCCGCATGTATGTGGATGCCCGCGTGCGTCGGATCTACGGCGGCACCTCCGAAATCATGAAGCTGGTGATCGGGCGCTCGTTGTAA
- a CDS encoding LysR family transcriptional regulator yields MPFNLNIDLRQLNTFLTVADTGSFSRASEKLFVAQPALSRQIRMLEESLNVEVFVRHGRGVVLTAAGELLYERARTLLQSLERTQADVTAVAGEVTGQVTLGLLPTVAHTFSGATIEEYRKRFPQVTLAVKSAMSGTLQQMVLQHRLNLAITYSHHGSQKNLRYRPLIEERFYLISPPDTKVSKLSEITLDEVMDLPLVLPEEKHGLRVRMEKEAAERNKSLNLALEVSAWPMLTDMVRRGLGYTILSSAAVHDMTTRSEVVAIPITSPEISRTLAIVTPMDLPSSVATLKLAEIIMQQVAIQVQAGIWNGKLLFDPKEIADTHKSPILHEDA; encoded by the coding sequence ATGCCTTTCAATCTGAACATCGACCTGCGCCAGCTGAACACCTTTCTGACGGTCGCCGACACCGGCAGTTTCAGTCGCGCATCCGAAAAGTTGTTTGTGGCGCAACCCGCACTGAGCCGACAGATCCGAATGCTGGAGGAATCCCTGAACGTCGAGGTGTTTGTCCGACACGGCCGGGGGGTGGTGTTGACCGCAGCGGGCGAACTTCTTTATGAGCGAGCCCGCACGCTACTTCAGAGCCTGGAGCGCACCCAGGCCGATGTGACCGCCGTTGCCGGCGAGGTGACCGGCCAGGTGACACTGGGGCTTCTGCCTACTGTAGCCCATACATTCTCCGGAGCCACGATCGAGGAATATCGCAAACGCTTCCCTCAGGTCACCCTTGCGGTGAAATCCGCGATGAGCGGCACGCTGCAACAGATGGTATTGCAACACCGGCTGAACCTTGCCATTACCTACAGCCACCACGGCAGCCAGAAAAATCTGCGTTACCGGCCCTTGATCGAAGAGCGTTTTTACCTGATATCGCCCCCCGACACCAAGGTCTCCAAACTCTCCGAGATTACCCTGGATGAAGTAATGGATCTGCCGCTCGTGTTGCCGGAAGAAAAACATGGTTTGCGCGTGCGAATGGAAAAAGAAGCGGCGGAACGCAATAAATCCCTGAACCTGGCTCTGGAAGTCAGCGCCTGGCCGATGCTGACGGATATGGTCAGGCGGGGACTGGGCTACACCATCCTTTCTTCAGCTGCCGTACACGACATGACCACAAGATCCGAAGTCGTCGCTATCCCCATCACCTCCCCGGAGATCAGCAGAACCCTGGCCATTGTCACACCCATGGACCTCCCCTCTTCCGTGGCCACCCTCAAGCTGGCGGAGATCATCATGCAGCAGGTGGCCATACAGGTGCAGGCCGGAATCTGGAACGGAAAGCTGTTATTCGATCCAAAGGAGATTGCCGACACCCATAAAAGCCCGATATTGCATGAGGATGCATAG
- a CDS encoding MaoC family dehydratase translates to MAIDYDKLMNREFECLKHQYTEKDTILYALGVGLGIDPLDEDCLKFVYEDGLKALPSQANVLAYPGFWAKEPDTGIDWVKILHAGQEMIMHKPLPASGQVEATTKITDIIDKGEGKGALIVSERTVRDSATGEDLCTLVSTTLARGDGGFGGPAVASPRPDPIPEREPDHVCDLPTLAQAALIYRLSGDYNPLHASPEVARAAGFKAPILHGLCTFGVATHAILKTLCDYDPARFHRIRLRFSSPVYPGETIRTEIWRNGQEVAFRCRVVERDVVVINNGYAEVS, encoded by the coding sequence GTGGCCATCGATTACGACAAGCTGATGAATCGTGAGTTTGAATGCCTCAAGCATCAGTACACCGAGAAGGACACGATCCTCTATGCACTGGGTGTGGGGCTGGGTATTGATCCCCTGGATGAGGACTGCCTGAAATTTGTTTATGAAGATGGCCTCAAGGCACTTCCCAGCCAGGCCAATGTGTTGGCCTACCCGGGGTTCTGGGCGAAAGAACCGGATACCGGCATTGACTGGGTCAAGATCCTTCACGCTGGTCAGGAAATGATCATGCACAAGCCGCTGCCAGCCTCCGGGCAGGTAGAGGCAACCACCAAAATCACCGACATTATCGACAAGGGTGAAGGCAAGGGAGCGCTGATTGTTTCCGAGCGTACCGTGCGCGACAGTGCCACCGGAGAGGACCTTTGCACCCTGGTGAGCACGACCCTCGCCCGTGGCGATGGCGGTTTTGGCGGCCCTGCGGTTGCCTCTCCCAGGCCGGACCCGATTCCCGAGCGGGAGCCGGATCACGTGTGTGACCTGCCCACGCTCGCCCAGGCCGCACTGATCTACCGTTTGTCCGGCGACTATAACCCGCTGCATGCGTCACCGGAGGTGGCCAGGGCTGCCGGCTTCAAGGCGCCGATCCTGCATGGTCTGTGTACCTTCGGTGTGGCAACCCACGCGATCCTCAAGACGTTGTGCGATTACGATCCTGCCCGGTTCCACCGCATTCGCCTGCGGTTTTCATCCCCGGTCTACCCCGGCGAAACCATTCGCACGGAAATCTGGCGTAACGGTCAGGAGGTGGCGTTCCGCTGTCGCGTCGTTGAGCGTGATGTGGTGGTGATCAACAACGGCTATGCCGAGGTCAGCTGA
- a CDS encoding acetyl-CoA acetyltransferase gives MASGIKDKVAILGMGCSKFGERWDASPADLMVEAFEEGLADAGIDKNQIQMAWFGAGIDAFNVGSSAMPLSMALRLPNIPATKVENMCATGTEAFRGAVYAVASGACDIALALGVEKLKDVGYGGLPQRTRGVENDMYWPNLSAPGAFAQLASGYRAKHGVDKADLKRAMAHVSVKSHANGAKNPKAHLQREITEEQAINAPYIAEPIGLFDCCGVSDGAACAIVTTPEIARSLGKADLVSVKALQLAVSNGEEAGFKTWDGSYIKTTRIAAQRAYDEAGIRKPREEISMTEVHDCFSITELVTMEDLQLSDEGQAVRDVLNGDFDADGRIPCQIDGGLKCFGHPIGASGMRMIYENYLQFQGRAGERQLKDPRIALNHNLGGFPHQNICSISIIGRYE, from the coding sequence ATGGCTAGTGGAATCAAAGATAAAGTAGCGATCCTCGGAATGGGCTGCAGCAAGTTCGGCGAGCGCTGGGACGCAAGCCCCGCGGATCTGATGGTTGAGGCGTTTGAGGAAGGTCTGGCAGATGCGGGCATCGATAAGAACCAGATCCAGATGGCCTGGTTTGGTGCCGGTATTGACGCCTTCAACGTCGGCTCCAGTGCCATGCCGCTGTCGATGGCGCTGCGGTTGCCGAATATCCCGGCCACCAAAGTGGAGAATATGTGTGCCACCGGTACCGAGGCCTTCCGTGGCGCGGTGTATGCGGTTGCTTCCGGTGCCTGTGACATTGCGTTGGCACTGGGCGTCGAGAAGCTCAAGGACGTGGGCTACGGCGGCTTGCCGCAGCGGACTCGCGGTGTTGAGAACGACATGTACTGGCCGAATCTGTCGGCACCCGGGGCATTCGCCCAACTGGCCAGCGGTTACCGTGCCAAGCACGGTGTCGACAAGGCCGATCTGAAACGCGCCATGGCCCATGTGTCGGTGAAAAGTCATGCCAATGGCGCCAAGAACCCCAAGGCCCACCTGCAGCGCGAAATCACCGAAGAACAGGCCATTAATGCGCCGTATATTGCCGAGCCCATCGGTCTGTTTGACTGCTGTGGTGTCAGTGACGGCGCCGCCTGCGCCATCGTCACCACGCCGGAGATCGCCCGCAGCCTGGGCAAGGCAGACCTGGTGTCGGTCAAGGCCCTGCAACTGGCGGTATCCAATGGCGAGGAAGCCGGGTTCAAGACCTGGGATGGCTCGTACATCAAGACCACACGCATTGCTGCCCAGCGTGCCTATGACGAGGCGGGTATCCGCAAACCCCGGGAAGAGATCAGCATGACCGAAGTGCATGACTGCTTCTCGATCACCGAACTGGTCACCATGGAAGACCTGCAACTGTCTGATGAGGGGCAGGCAGTGCGGGACGTGCTTAACGGCGACTTCGATGCCGACGGCCGCATTCCCTGCCAGATCGACGGCGGCCTGAAATGTTTCGGTCACCCCATCGGCGCCTCGGGCATGCGAATGATCTATGAGAACTACCTGCAGTTCCAGGGCCGGGCCGGAGAGCGTCAGCTCAAGGATCCCCGCATTGCCCTGAACCATAACCTGGGTGGTTTTCCCCACCAGAACATTTGCAGCATTTCGATTATAGGTCGCTACGAATAA
- a CDS encoding CaiB/BaiF CoA transferase family protein, which produces MGPLHGVRIIELAGIGPGPFCGMVLADLGAEVISVERVGVQTEKPALDCSRRGKRSISLNLKNEAGVEALFKLVEGADALFEGFRPGVVEKLGIGPEQCLERNPKLIYGRMTGWGQYGPMAQAAGHDINYISLTGALHAIGRPGEKPVPPLNLVGDFGGGGMFLALGIVSGILEARTSGKGQVIDAAMTDGSAVLMSMFNTAYEMGRHSLERGTNRLDGGAHFYDTYETRDGKYISIGSIEPQFYNQLLEVANLSREQFGQQMDQSRWPELKQAIAEVFLRKTRDEWCELMEGTDICFAPVLDLKEAQHHPHNLARQTYVDVGGIKQPAPAPRFSRTEPSVRHEARPYGADTDAVLTEVGYSAEQLDKMRAQSACG; this is translated from the coding sequence ATGGGACCGCTACATGGCGTCCGTATTATCGAATTGGCCGGTATCGGCCCCGGTCCGTTCTGCGGCATGGTGTTGGCGGACCTGGGGGCAGAAGTCATCAGTGTGGAACGTGTCGGCGTCCAGACAGAGAAGCCCGCACTGGACTGCAGTCGCAGGGGCAAACGATCCATTTCCCTGAATCTCAAGAACGAGGCCGGTGTCGAGGCCTTGTTTAAACTGGTGGAAGGTGCCGATGCCCTGTTTGAGGGATTCCGCCCCGGGGTGGTCGAGAAACTGGGTATCGGTCCCGAACAGTGCCTTGAGCGTAATCCGAAGCTGATCTACGGGCGCATGACCGGGTGGGGGCAGTATGGTCCGATGGCTCAGGCCGCCGGGCATGATATCAACTACATCTCTCTCACCGGGGCGCTTCATGCCATAGGCCGTCCGGGAGAGAAGCCGGTACCGCCACTTAACCTGGTTGGCGACTTTGGTGGAGGCGGCATGTTCCTCGCGCTGGGCATCGTCTCTGGCATACTCGAGGCCAGGACCTCGGGCAAGGGCCAGGTCATCGACGCCGCCATGACCGACGGTTCCGCCGTGCTGATGTCGATGTTCAACACGGCCTATGAGATGGGGCGCCATTCCCTGGAGCGGGGCACCAATCGTCTTGATGGCGGCGCCCACTTCTACGACACCTATGAAACTCGCGACGGTAAATACATCTCCATCGGCTCCATCGAACCCCAGTTCTATAATCAGTTGCTTGAGGTGGCCAACCTGTCGCGCGAGCAGTTCGGGCAACAGATGGACCAGTCGCGCTGGCCCGAACTCAAGCAGGCGATTGCGGAGGTGTTCCTGCGGAAAACCCGGGATGAATGGTGTGAGCTGATGGAAGGGACGGATATCTGCTTCGCGCCGGTCCTCGACCTGAAGGAAGCACAGCACCATCCCCACAACCTGGCGCGGCAGACCTACGTGGATGTGGGCGGGATCAAACAGCCGGCACCCGCGCCCCGGTTCAGTCGCACGGAGCCTTCTGTCCGGCATGAAGCCCGGCCTTACGGCGCCGATACCGATGCGGTACTGACCGAGGTAGGGTACAGCGCTGAACAACTCGACAAGATGCGGGCACAGTCGGCGTGCGGTTGA
- a CDS encoding CoA transferase, protein MQSILSGFRVVEGSAFVAAPSGGMTLAQLGADVIRFDPIGGGIDYNRWPVTADQKSLYWHSLNKGKRSIAVDFRRPEGQELLTRLIAAPGEDAGMFLTNFPAKGWLSYDRLKAYRDDLIYLNLTGDRNGGSALDYTVNCKVGFPSITGVGKSKSIPPLNNPMPAWDVITGQQIALGLLAAERHRLKTGDGQLVKIALADVALATLGNLGYIAEAMINGTERDAIGNDIYGTYGHDFACQDGERVMVVGVSPNQWRALVEVTGTANEINELQTRMGLDFGKEGDRYQGREQITEIFQPWFAQRPFSQVASELDKAGVCWGKYQTIKETVESDSDCSTDNPLFQMVEQPGIGEYLMPDHPLNFTSLEREPVRRAPKLGEHTEEILADTLGLSAPEIARLFDQKVVAGSD, encoded by the coding sequence ATGCAGAGCATACTTTCAGGATTCCGCGTTGTTGAAGGCAGCGCGTTTGTTGCGGCCCCATCGGGCGGGATGACGTTGGCACAACTGGGGGCCGATGTTATCCGCTTCGACCCGATCGGTGGCGGCATTGATTACAACCGCTGGCCGGTGACCGCAGACCAGAAAAGTCTTTACTGGCACAGTCTGAACAAGGGCAAACGTTCCATTGCCGTGGACTTTCGACGCCCGGAAGGTCAGGAGCTTCTGACCCGGCTGATTGCCGCGCCCGGCGAAGATGCCGGCATGTTCCTGACCAACTTCCCGGCCAAGGGCTGGCTGTCCTATGACCGTCTGAAAGCCTATCGGGATGACCTGATCTACCTGAACCTGACCGGTGACCGCAACGGCGGAAGCGCGCTCGATTATACCGTCAACTGCAAGGTGGGTTTCCCGTCCATCACCGGTGTGGGCAAGAGCAAATCGATTCCACCGTTGAACAACCCCATGCCGGCCTGGGACGTGATCACCGGCCAGCAGATTGCCCTCGGTCTGTTGGCTGCGGAGCGTCATCGCCTGAAAACCGGTGACGGCCAACTGGTGAAGATTGCCCTGGCGGACGTTGCCCTGGCCACCCTCGGTAACCTTGGCTACATCGCCGAGGCGATGATCAATGGCACCGAGCGTGACGCGATCGGCAACGATATCTACGGTACCTATGGTCACGATTTTGCCTGTCAGGATGGCGAACGGGTGATGGTGGTCGGGGTGAGCCCGAATCAGTGGCGGGCGCTGGTCGAGGTAACCGGCACCGCGAATGAAATCAACGAACTGCAAACCCGGATGGGACTGGATTTCGGCAAGGAAGGGGATCGCTATCAGGGCCGGGAACAGATTACCGAGATATTCCAGCCCTGGTTCGCACAACGGCCGTTCAGCCAGGTGGCAAGTGAACTGGACAAGGCGGGCGTGTGCTGGGGGAAGTACCAGACCATCAAGGAAACCGTGGAATCGGATAGTGACTGTTCGACGGACAACCCCTTGTTCCAGATGGTGGAGCAGCCAGGCATCGGGGAGTACCTGATGCCGGATCACCCGCTGAATTTCACCTCGCTGGAGCGGGAGCCGGTACGTCGGGCCCCGAAGCTGGGGGAGCATACCGAGGAAATTCTCGCCGACACCCTGGGCCTGTCTGCGCCGGAGATCGCCAGGCTGTTTGACCAGAAGGTTGTGGCGGGGTCTGACTAA
- a CDS encoding 3-oxoacyl-[acyl-carrier-protein] synthase III C-terminal domain-containing protein — translation MFGITAYGAYIPRTRLSKAAIADANDWFDPSLRGLAKGERSVCNWDEDTITMAVEAGQDCLSVLDAGSVNSLYLASTTLPFLDRQNSVVVSQALNLGDSLRTMDVAASQRAGTSALISMLESGAGGSGNALLVASEHRRSKCGSRAEMLWGDSAAALGVGTDGVIAEYLGSETYVTDFVDHYRGEDSTLDYEWEERWIRDEGYMKSVPQAVSRLLEKTGVKAADIAHFVLASDQARTPAAVAKKMGISAEALVDNHIGSVGVSGVAHPILLLTAALERAAAGDLILVTGFGQGTDAVLFRATDKIRDKQPKAGFAGALARRREDANYNRFLSFNNLVEREVGKRGEMDKQSYLAAMYRRKDLLTGFVGGKCRSCGTIQIPRENYCVNPECGELDSQDDYPMSAVQGRVKTWTADRLTFDWNPPAYFGMVEFEGGGRLMMDFTEVEPGAIETGVPVSVHFRIRQFDNQRGFRKYFWKATPVQQ, via the coding sequence ATGTTTGGTATAACCGCCTACGGTGCCTACATTCCCAGAACCCGCTTGTCCAAGGCGGCTATCGCCGATGCCAATGACTGGTTCGACCCCAGCCTGCGCGGCCTAGCCAAGGGCGAGCGCAGTGTCTGTAACTGGGATGAAGACACCATCACCATGGCTGTCGAGGCCGGTCAGGACTGCCTGTCGGTTCTCGATGCCGGATCCGTCAATTCACTGTACCTGGCGTCTACCACACTGCCGTTCCTGGATCGTCAGAACTCGGTGGTGGTCAGCCAGGCCCTGAACCTGGGCGACAGCCTCCGCACCATGGACGTCGCCGCCTCCCAGCGGGCGGGAACCTCGGCGTTGATCTCGATGCTGGAGTCTGGTGCTGGCGGCAGCGGCAATGCGCTGTTGGTGGCGTCCGAGCATCGGCGTAGCAAATGCGGTTCGCGTGCCGAAATGCTTTGGGGGGATAGCGCGGCTGCGCTCGGTGTCGGCACTGACGGGGTGATCGCCGAATACCTGGGCAGTGAAACCTACGTGACCGACTTTGTCGACCACTACCGTGGTGAGGACTCGACCCTCGATTATGAATGGGAAGAGCGTTGGATCCGTGACGAAGGCTACATGAAGAGCGTACCCCAGGCGGTGTCCCGCCTGCTGGAAAAAACGGGTGTGAAAGCCGCCGATATCGCTCACTTCGTGCTGGCGTCGGATCAGGCCAGAACACCGGCGGCTGTTGCCAAAAAGATGGGGATCTCTGCCGAAGCGCTGGTGGACAACCATATCGGTAGCGTGGGTGTCTCCGGCGTGGCTCACCCGATCCTGTTACTGACCGCCGCGCTGGAGAGAGCGGCTGCCGGTGATCTGATCTTGGTGACCGGGTTTGGTCAGGGCACCGACGCAGTGTTGTTCCGTGCCACCGACAAGATCAGGGACAAGCAGCCAAAAGCCGGCTTTGCCGGTGCCCTGGCGCGTCGTCGTGAGGATGCCAACTACAACCGCTTCCTGAGCTTCAACAACCTGGTTGAACGCGAAGTTGGCAAGCGTGGTGAGATGGACAAGCAGAGCTATCTGGCTGCCATGTACCGCCGTAAGGATTTGCTGACTGGCTTTGTGGGTGGCAAATGTCGTAGCTGCGGCACCATTCAGATCCCCCGGGAAAACTACTGCGTGAATCCCGAATGCGGCGAGCTGGACAGCCAGGACGACTACCCGATGTCTGCCGTACAGGGCCGCGTCAAGACCTGGACTGCTGACCGTCTGACCTTTGACTGGAACCCGCCTGCGTACTTCGGAATGGTCGAGTTCGAAGGCGGTGGTCGTCTGATGATGGACTTCACCGAGGTGGAGCCGGGTGCCATCGAGACCGGTGTGCCGGTGTCGGTGCATTTCCGCATCCGTCAGTTCGATAACCAGCGCGGCTTCCGGAAGTACTTCTGGAAAGCCACTCCGGTCCAGCAATAA